A genomic segment from Lignipirellula cremea encodes:
- a CDS encoding HU family DNA-binding protein, with protein sequence MTKKEIVKTISEEIGLTQLKTKEIVQLTFDAIIEALVEERRIELRNFGVFEVKKRAARKARNPRTGERVDVAEKYVVTFKPGKTMEERVRQLEESEAAQAAERRTQEEQREPPKTEPTSSPAGSTDAARAAENPGPQVPPASPPSGDANHHPNQPGSGLSGLPPTSEGNEGPRTFEENEPSPGA encoded by the coding sequence GTGACCAAAAAAGAGATCGTCAAAACGATTTCAGAGGAAATCGGTTTAACGCAACTGAAAACGAAAGAGATCGTTCAGCTGACGTTCGACGCGATTATCGAAGCCTTGGTAGAAGAGCGTCGCATTGAGTTACGAAATTTCGGGGTGTTTGAAGTCAAAAAGCGAGCCGCCCGTAAAGCGCGAAATCCTCGCACCGGTGAACGTGTCGACGTGGCTGAAAAGTACGTCGTAACCTTCAAGCCGGGCAAAACGATGGAAGAACGCGTGCGGCAACTTGAAGAGTCCGAAGCCGCCCAGGCGGCCGAACGACGCACCCAGGAAGAACAACGAGAACCACCGAAAACGGAACCGACCAGCTCCCCGGCAGGATCGACCGACGCAGCCCGCGCGGCCGAAAACCCGGGGCCCCAGGTTCCGCCGGCATCGCCTCCCAGCGGCGACGCCAACCACCATCCAAATCAACCAGGTAGCGGTTTATCGGGCTTGCCCCCGACTTCGGAAGGAAACGAAGGACCGCGAACCTTTGAAGAGAACGAACCTAGTCCGGGCGCCTGA